From one Anopheles bellator chromosome 1, idAnoBellAS_SP24_06.2, whole genome shotgun sequence genomic stretch:
- the LOC131216110 gene encoding condensin complex subunit 2 translates to MASSSTPLRKSGATRLFQTPQSVVREQPANDDEEERRLRRSEASLDDSFSTNSTLAQDNENIKMGLKLYSDNKLSKENAWSLTIIDSFAKLMSRHSKSMQNFQVAGSTLEASTKVYGLRVDSVHTDVMRMSSELTRQTARAMGSNARADDDHDTSGGGDGSFADGGNKENNTGDNGQQQPKAKKKRTRKLVSTVTKSKDSINAVLDTIPFTDPFFAKLNSVVGDVNSSSRLMQNIVPTYNSELRLRMDYPFWDATGSPKLDLDGPEGPFEAGDDVCRLHVARAIGLDNPLHELHRGYIITDAPAEDDEKDMDDEKRGSATEYDPSLCDMEARSNETGMLNRSALDVQFDINAEVAPVPTGDAFILDYDAKDIDGDDDFAEDDELALEQCKGLMRKTIQIEDMRPIDSSCSNLEYSYRPLDNISQFWAGPAHWKFKRSTRARGTITVLLSGTDSASGSVAKERVGRRKKRFELDTLDDVLSVDASLFKAYDPNKPIKGITIQKNSICKKWDSKKLKLPTNFHLDRDRFDKWHYARGLNVRDFIRNASVAIEPAPSEEYNCETGDDHTSCGNDMDDGRDDDLDHAGDLLPEAHVGDLRNVTATGPTQQLNATVDAISTEFEGAPEKIAKINIAYAKKAKPIDMKQLKNGCWRVINNYLVPDAPLTQPTQGTQTDPLPALSQSAKDGPLRFSRVYAKVPQLLSKTMSENVSKSLAFYAVLHLANEKKLKLQGQKDLQDFTIEMYTRPTAVVDED, encoded by the exons atggccagcagcagcacaccgcTCCGGAAGTCGGGCGCAACGCGGCTTTTCCAGACGCCACAATCCGTCGTGCGAGAG CAACCCGCCAACGATGATGAAGAGGAACGTCGATTGCGCCGCTCGGAAGCTTCGCTTGACGACAGCTTTTCAACAAACTCCACGCTGGCGCAAGACAATGAAAACATAAAGATGGGTCTGAAGCTGTACTCGGACAAC AAACTCAGCAAAGAGAATGCCTGGTCGCTGACGATCATCGACAGTTTCGCGAAGCTGATGTCGCGCCACTCGAAGTCGATGCAAAACTTCCAGGTGGCCGGCTCGACACTGGAAGCTTCGACAAAGGTGTACGGGTTGCGTGTCGATTCCGTGCACACGGACGTGATGCGCATGTCTTCCGAGCTTACGCGCCAGACGGCCCGCGCCATGGGCAGCAACGCAagggccgacgacgaccatgacaccagcggtggcggcgatggatCCTTTGCGGATGGTGGCAATAAAGAGAATAACACGGGCGataacggccagcagcagccgaaggcgaagaagaagcgcaCCCGCAAACTGGTCAGCACGGTTACAAAGTCGAAGGATTCGATTAACGCCGTGCTCGATACGATTCCGTTCACGGATCCGTTCTTTGCGAAGCTCAACTCGGTCGTCGGGGACGTGAACAGCTCGAGCCGCTTGATGCAAAACATCGTCCCGACGTACAACTCCGAACTGCGCCTGCGGATGGACTACCCGTTTTGGGATGCAACGGGCTCACCAAAGCTCGACCTAGATGGCCCTGAGGGGCCCTTCGAGGCCGGTGATGATGTTTGCAGACTGCATGTTGCCCGTGCCATCGGACTGGATAATCCTTTGCATGAGCTGCATCGCGGTTACATCATCACTGACGCACCGGCGGAAGATGATGAGAAGGATATGGACGACGAGAAACGCGGAAGCGCCACGGAGTACGATCCGAGCCTGTGTGACATGGAAGCTCGTAGCAATGAGACGGGCATGCTGAACCGGTCCGCGCTGGACGTACAGTTCGATATTAATGCCGAGGTGGCGCCGGTGCCCACCGGGGACGCCTTCATTCTCGACTACGACGCCAAGGACatcgatggcgacgacgacttTGCGGAAGATGACGAGTTGGCGCTGGAGCAGTGCAAAGGGCTGATGCGCAAAACGATTCAAATTGAGGACATGCGACCGATTGACTCGTCCTGCTCGAACCTCGAGTACTCCTACCGGCCGTTGGATAACATTTCGCAGTTCTGGGCCGGTCCGGCTCACTGGAAGTTCAAACGGTCGACTCGAGCACGGGGCACGATAACGGTGCTGCTGTCCGGGACCGACAGTGCCAGCGGGTCGGTGGCGAAGGAACGGGTCGGTCGACGGAAGAAACGCTTCGAGCTGGACACGCTGGACGATGTGCTGAGCGTGGACGCCAGTCTCTTCAAGGCGTACGATCCCAACAAACCGATCAAGGGCATCACGATTCAGAAGAACTCGATTTGCAAGAAGTGGGACTCGAAGAAGCTGAAGTTGCCCACCAACTTCCatctcgatcgcgatcgcttcgACAAGTGGCATTATGCCCGTGGTTTGAACGTCCGTGATTTCATTCGGAACGCCTCTGTGGCCATAGAGCCGGCTCCCTCGGAAGAGTACAACTGCGAAACGGGAGACGATCATACATCGTGCGGCAACGATATG GATGATGGCAGAGACGATGACCTCGATCATGCAGGAGATTTGCTGCCGGAAGCACACGTTGGTGATCTTCGCAACGTTACGGCTACCGGTCCAACGCAGCAGCTCAACGCGACGGTGGATGCCATTTCCACCGAATTCGAGGGTGCCCCCGAAAAG ATTGCCAAAATCAACATCGCTTACGCCAAGAAGGCCAAGCCGATCGATATGAAGCAGCTGAAGAATGGTTGCTGGCGCGTGATCAACAATTACTTGGTGCCCGATGCACCGCTGACGCAACCGACGCAAGGCACACAGACGGATCCTCTGCCAGCGCTTTCGCAATCGGCCAAAGATGGCCCACTAAGGTTCAGTCGAGTGTACGCCAAGGTGCCCCAACTGCTGAGCAAAACGATGAGCGAAAACGTTTCGAAATCTCTCGCCTTTTACGCAGTCCTGCACCTGGCCAACGAGAAAAAGCTCAAACTGCAGGGTCAGAAAGATTTGCAGGACTTTACCATCGAAATGTACACCCGACCGACTGCGGTCGTCGACGAAGATTAG